TGGGGTGCTCCCACAGCTTGACGGCAGCGCGATCATATCAAAATGCAATAACGCCTCATCTTGATTGCGGACTGCTCCGAATAAGGCGCTGTACGGTTCGTAGCCAAAACTACTCTGCTGGAAACGAATCGCACCCCAGGCATGGATGGAGCCGTCACGGCACTCTATCCGCACGGGAAAGCGAACGGCGCGAGTCACACCGCGAATCGTTAATTCGCCAGTAACACGGTATCCCTCCTCAGGGTGTTTCTCGACCTGGGTCGACCTGAACAACAGAGTCGGGTATTGAGCGATAGCGAGTTGTTGTGGCGAGGCCATAGTCGTCTGGATCTCCTGACGCTCTTGCTCACTGAGAACCGCCGTAAGGCCATATTTTCGCCGGACGTCCGGCTCATCGGCCTGCAAGGAGGCCGCCTGCACCTCAACGGTGATCGTAACGGCAGAAGGTTCGCTGACAGCGCTGTGAATCCGTCCGGAATAGGCGGTCGCCCGGACCACATGATCATGCGCCAACGCTGAGCCGATTCCCGTCTTGAACAGTTGCACGACGAACTCACTCCGGGCCGGATCGATGCGGTATTCCTCTTGTGCATCCGCCGGACGACAGAGGACGGCACCAACCAGCCCCAAAAGAACAATACGCTGGAAGAACACAGGCATGGCGCAACGTTTATTGCGGCGGAGGCGCGCCGGCATTAATCCAGTTTGCGATCGTTGCGATCTCGGCACCCGAAAGAAAGCCGCCGATCAGCGGCATGCGGGACCCAATAATCGAACCGCCGGGAATGATTTTTTGGTAGAGATAGCTTGCAGCAGTATCTCCAGGATTGATACGGAAGCGAGACGAATCCTCGGTGCTTTTTATGGGCACCAGATTGCCAAACGCCTTATTTGTACTCAAATTCAGCTGTTGAGCGGGAGAACCGCCAGTGTGACATCCAGATAGAGCACACCGTTGGGTAAAGAGCTGTTGGACAGTGGTGAACTCTGTTCCGGAAGCGGCGGAGACGATATTGAACGACTGTCGACTATTGAGCCAAGCCAGCCGCAACGTGGATGCCCGTGTGAGTCCCGAACCGCCGACATCCGGGCTTTTATCGTGCGCGGTCACTGGAGCGACAATGAATTCTTCAGCGGCTGAGTCGAGAGCGACGTTCGCATTCGAGACATCAAGGTCGCTCAAGAAGCTAAAAATTGTCCCGGGAGTTTCCCCACTCCTCCCGCCAGGCTTCACCACCGTTACGGTATGTGTATCCGTCACTGGGGTCTCTCCTGTCGCACTAAACCGAACGGCGACCGTGTGAGCGCCCAAGGTCAAGTTTTTATGATTGACCAGGACCCCGAAGCTTGTGTTGAGCGGAGCGCCAGGATTTGCCGCCGTCACGTCTGCGCGTGGACCACAACAAGGCACCGCATCCATTGGTCCGCCATCGATCGAGAACTCGACGGTGACGGGATTCCCTGTCGTGGAATACCCCCATCCAGAAACCACGCTGACATCTGAAACCTCTTCCTCATTAGGCGGATTCTCGAAAACGCGGCGAATTTCCGCCGATGCGGGCAAAGCCGCGAACATGAGCGCGCAGAGTGCTCCACTAACGAATCTCCCGTGCGTCATCACGTCCTCCTTATTACTACGCGCGAGCGCGCGAACGGGTTGCTTGAGAAAAAACTCAGCATCCTGTTCGTACTTCCTTAGTGCTGCCCGAGCAATGCGCCGGAAGGAGGTTTTTTCCTCACCCGTCTGGCTATGGAAATTTCGCCGAGGCACGGCCAAAAGAAGGTCTTCTACATACTCTTTCCGATGTAGGGAAAAGACGAACACGCACGGATTGTGCGGGATATCTCCGGCTATTGGGGACCCGCGCTGGAGACGCTTTTTGCCGCGTTTTTGAGCTGCTCCCACAAGCCAGCGACATGCTCGTGCGCGGTAGCTTGGTTGCCGATAGCGACCCGGAGGGCATAGACGCCGTTGAGCTTCGTGTGCGACAGAAAGGCCGAGCCGCTGGCATTGACCGCGTCAAGAATTTTGGTGTTGTGAACTTCCGGATCGGTTGTGTGTGGCGGAAGGTGGCGGAAACAGATGGTGGAAAAAGGCACAGGCGCGAGTCGTTTCCATCCCGGTTCGGCATCGATGCGATCGGCGAGCCAGCCGGCCTCGTCGATATGACCGGTAAGAATTTGCGACAAGCCGGCTTTGCCGTAGGCGCGAATGACCATCCAGAGTTTGAGCGCACGAAAGCGGCGACCGAGCGAGAGTCCATAATCCATCAGATTGATGACATCCGATTCGTTCGTACGCAGATATTCTGCTACCAGGGAAAAAGCCCGCTTTAGGTCGTCCGGACGGCGGGTATACAGCAGGCTGCAATCGATGGGCGTAAGGAGCCATTTGTGTGGGTTGGTGACAAAGGAGTCCGCTCGTTCGCATCCTTCGAGAACGTGCCGATGGGACGGAAGCAAGGCGGCGGCACCGCCATACGCGGCATCGACATGCAGCCACAGACCATGACGTTCGCACACCTCGGCGATCGCGCTGACAGGATCGATGCTGGTCGAGGAAGTGGTGCCCACGGTAGCGACAACGGCAATCGGTTTGACGCCCGCAGCCAGATCGGCAGCGATAGCCTGTTCGAGCAGGTCCGGGCGCATGCGGAACTCCGCGTCGGTATCGATATGGCGGGTCCAACGACGACCGATGCCCAGAGCGATGGCGGCTTTATCGACTGAACTATGGGCTTGAGTCGAAGTGTAGAGCGCGAGCGGTGGCAGATCGGATCGGCCTGCCATGCCCTCCTCACGTACCTGTACCCCTGCGGCTTCGCGTGCGGCGGCCAGCGCATACAAGGTGGAGGCCGAAGCGGTGTCGGTAATCTCCCCGAACCACTGGCGTGGCAAGCCTAACATTTCCGCTACCCAGGCAAGGACGCGCTGTTCGAGTTCTGTTGCCGCCGGTGAAGTGCGCCAGAGCATGGCGTTGACGTTGAGTGCCGCCGACAAGAGTTCGCCGATGATGCCGGGGCCGGAACCGCTAATGCCGAAGTAGGCGAAGAATGACGGATGGTTCCAATGGGTGATCCCGGGCAGGAGCAGCCGATCGACATCGCCGAGGATGTGTGCAAGCGGTTCCGCCTGTTCCGGCGCGGAGAATGGAAGCGATGCCGCGATCTCGCCTGGGGCGACCTGCGCGAGGACGGGCCGTTCACCTACCGTCTCTAGATACGAGGCGACCCAGTCCGCCGCTTCATGTAAGGCGCGGCGCAGTTCTTGAGAAGTAGGGCCAACCGCTTGTTTCATGATGGGTCTCCTCCTGCCTTCTATAGCCGAACAGAAGGCGGAATACATCTGCGGTGTGAAGAGGGGTAAAGGAAAAGAATTAAGGAGGGGCAGCGGCGCACGGCTTAGGGAGACGGGTCATCGCCGTGACGCACTAAGTGCCTATCTGAAAAACCCTCTCGGCGCGTGTGCCAAGGCAAAAATCCCCCCGCCAGCCATTGCGCGTCTGTCGGCCCCCTTTGTCAAAGGGGGCGGCGAAGGCGCAGCCGAGCGGGGGATTTCTATATCGCCACGAAGCTGAGGCATTGAGAGTTATTCGGAGAGGCTCTAAGGACGATACCGAGGTGATCCGCCACGCCTACGCCATGTTACCCGTGCACGGTGAGGTACGCGAGGAATTTTTACCGTTGTCCTATAGTCTGTCCCACTAGGATTCCCACAGTTGCTCTAGCGCACTGTGGGACCAGCCCAATGTTGTCCGGAAGAAATCGGTTCAACGCGGCCCTCCGCTCTGCGCGCCAGAGGCGCAGCTGTGGAGTGCGCCGGCCTAGACGGCGCTTTCCCTGCCACGCTCCAGAGGTGACCGGCCGGGTGGCGTGGAGCGGGGCGCAGCCAAAGCGGGAGCGTGGCGATACTGCTGGCGAAATGCCAAATCTCACCTTCGCCCAGAGCTCAAGTCTCCGGGCTACTAGACAACGCCCCGTAAACGGGGCTTGGAAGCCGGATTTATCCGGCGTTGCTGTGTAGCCCGGCGCTTCAGCGCCGGAGAAAAGGCCCAAAGTGACCGCCCCGCATTGCTCCAGTCGGTGGAGGAGTATTACGCCAGCTTGCAACGAGATGTGGCGCACTAAACCAAACGCCACGAGATGGGCACACCAGAGTTGTCACCCTGAACGAAGTGAAGGGTCTCGCCGTGAGATTCTTCGCGTTGCTCAGAATGACAGGGTTGGATGGTCGCATCGTCAAGTGTACGAATGTCCAGGTGCTCTGGTGATGTAGTGTCTATATCCCCGAAGAGATTGATGTGAAGGCAATCCGGGGAAAAGTAGACATGTCACAAGAGAAATTTGCTCGGACATTCGGTTTCAGCAAACGGACGTTGCAGCATTGGGAGCAAGGGTTGAGAGTCCCTACAGGTCCAGCCCGCGCTTTTTTGACGATGATAGCTCGTGAACCTGAAGCCGTGCAGCGGGCACTGATAGAGTAGCCCGTGCCTCTCCTAACGTCGATAGTGAGACGCTCTGTCTCAGCTTTCTCTTCTTTCCTCCTCACCCTGTCCCTCTGCGACTACGCTCAGGACAGACTCTTCCGCAAGAGGAGAGGGGACCCAAGAGCGATCTCTTCATACAAATGTAAACCGCTGTCCACACCCTACTGCAACACCGCTCGTACTCCCGCCATGATCTTCTCGCGGTCAGGAAACACATAACTCTCCAACTGCGGACTATAGGGTATCGGGACTTGAAGGGCGCATACCCGTTTGACCGGTGCCTTGAGCGCGCGGAACGTCGCCGGGTCTTCCGTTACTAATGCACAGATCTCGGCGGCGGCGCTTGCCGTAGGCCCTGCTTCGTCCGCGACTACTAGCCTGCCGGTCTTTCGCACCGAGGCACGAATGGTCTCTACGTCCATGGGGACAAGCGTGCGCGGATCGATCACTTCGATCGAGAGCCCTTCTTGCTGTAATGTCTCTGCCGCAGCCAGCGCTTCGTGCACCATCCAGGCCAGCGCTACTACGGTAACGTCGCTGCCCTCGCGTTTGATGTCGGCTTTCCCCAGCGGCACGATGTACTCCTCGTCCGGAATTTCTCCTCGGAGTCCCATCAGGCGACTGGATTCGAACGAGATGACCGGGTTGTCGTCGCGAATCGCCGATTTCAATAACCCTTTCATGTCGTACGGGGTAGAGGGAAGGATCATTTTGAGTCCCGCCAGGTTCATAAACATCGAGTAAGGACTCTGCGAATGTTGCGCGGCGAGTTGCCGGCCACCGCCTACCGAAGCGCGAAAGACGATGGGAAACTTCGCTTGACCGCCAAACATGTAATGAATCTTCGAGGCCTGATTGACGATCTGATCCATCGCGACAAACGAGAACGTCACCATGCTCCAGTTCACGATGGGGCGGTACCCGGAGCCCGCCGCGCCTATGGCCATCCCGGTGAAGGTTGCCTCGGTGATCGGAGTTCCTAGCACGCGTTTCGTGCCGAATTCTTTGACCAGCGGCCCCGGCGCATCAGTGGCAAGATAAATCGTTTTTGGGTCGCGTCTCATTTCTTCGAGCATAGCCTCGTTGGCTGCTGTTGCGTACGAGATTTGGCGCATGACGGTGCCCCCTTCACTGGCGAAAGTTTCTTAGTTTGCAAACACATCCTCGAGGGCCGTCTCTAGCGGCGGGAAAGGACTTTCCCGCGCGAACGCCACGGACTGCTCGATTTCTTGCAAGATGGCGGCGTCCATCTCCGTCCAGTCCTCATCCGTGAGCAGGCGTTGTGTCTTGAGTTGGGTAACGAGCCGCGCGATGGGATCTTTCTCTTTCCAGACGGCGAGTTCTTCTGCGGGGCGGCTGTCGGGGATACCTTTAATCTCGGTATGATTCCGCCAACGGTAGGTTTTACACTCCAGGAGGGTTGGCCCTGCACCCGCTCGGGCACGGCGCACAGCGGCTTCGGCAGCTTCGTACACCGCGAGCACATCGTTTCCATCGACAACGATTCCAGGCATGCCATAGGCCGTGCCGCGCTCGGCCACATCTTTCACCGACACAGCGTCGGAAGCCGGCATATTTACTCCATAGGAATTGTTCTCGCAAACATAGATGACCGGCAGCTTCCACAAGGCGGCAATGTTGAGCGACTCATGGAAGGAGCCAGCGCTAGAAGCCCCATCGCCGAAGAACGACACCGCGACACGGCCTTTCCCGTCCAGTTGGGCAGCCAGCCCGGCGCCGGTAATAATCGGAATGCCGCCAGCGACGATCCCATTAGCCCCTAACATGCCGATGCCGAAATCGGCAATGTGCATCGAGCCGCCTTTCCCTTTGCAATAGCCGGTGGCGCGGCCATAGAGTTCCGCCATCATGCGCTTCAGGTCTGCGCCTTTGGCGATGCAATGACCATGACCGCGGTGAGTGCTGATGATCTGGTCCTCACGGCGGAGTGCCGAACATATTCCTACGGCTACTGCTTCCTGCCCGATGTAGCAGTGCACCACCCCGTAGATGTGACCCGCCTGGAACTCGTCGGAAGCCCGTTCCTCGAAGCGGCGAATGGTTTGCCTGGTGCGGAGCATCGCGAGTTGCTGCTGTGCTGTCAGGCTCATACGATTCCCTCCTTTTTGTTGTGCACCACCGTGAGTGTGGTGGCTCTCTTTCCTTTACGCGTTTTTGTCCCTCGTTGGCAAGGAGTAACTTGCAGCGCGCTTTCTCTTTTCATCCGAAGTGCTTCCGCGTATAGTGACCTCACTAAGGAGGGATCCCATGCCAGAGTACGAGGTCCTGGTTGTGGGGGGCGGCGTGGCTGGCTTGCGCGCGGCGCTTGCCGCTCATGAGACTGGAGTGCGAGTAGCGCTTCTGAGTAAAACGCATCCAGTGCGCAGTCATGACTCTGCGTCGCCTGGTGGCTTCAACGCCGCGCTGAGTCCAGAGGATTCAGCGGAACATCATGCTCAGGATAGTGCTGATGCCGGCGCTGGGTTGTGTGAAGTCAATGCCCTTAAAGCGTTCTGTGAAGAGGCGGCACAAGAGGCGTTGTGTCTCGATCATCTCGGCGCTCCGTTTAATCGTACAAGTGAAGGAATGTTAGCGCTGCGACGGCTCAACGGCAGCCGTGCGCCGCGCGCCGTTTTCGCCGCAGATTTTACCGGCCATGTTGTGTTGCATACGCTCTACGAGCAACTGCTCAAAGCACAGATTCCTACCTATGACGAGTGGCTGGTCACTTCGCTTATTGTCGACCAGGGGCAGTGCCAAGGCGTGGTCGCGTTAGAGCTACGCACGGGGAAGTTGGAGGCGTTTGCCGCGCCGGCAGTTCTCCTGGCGACCGGCGGAGCCGGGCGCTTGTATCAGCGCAGCACGGCGTCGCGGTCGTGCACGGGGGATGGCATGAGTCTCGCCTACCGTGCTGGCCTGCGGCTCGTGGACATGGAGATGGTGCAGTACCATCCGCTGGGATTTCGCGCACATCGCGCTTTTGCGTCCGAGGCGACCTTGACGGAGGGAGCGCTGCTGTGTGACACCGCTGGACAACCCGTGCTGCCACCCAACGGCCCGTTCACGCGTGACTCTTTCTGTCGTGTCATGGCTGAGACGAATAGGGGACAAGGTGATGCTGGCTGTCTTCTGTTGGACCTGCGCCCGTTAGGCAAAGACGTGATTGCCTCTCATTTTCAGTATCTGCACCGCATCGCTCGCGATCTAGCTGGCGTCGAAATTGACCACGATCCCTTACCGGTGCGTCCGCTAGCGCATCGTCTACTCGGCGGCGTCGAAACGACGCTAGACGGCTCCACCGCGCTGCCAGGCCTTTTCGCCGCCGGTGAATGCGCCTGGCTCGGCGTGCACGGTGCCAATGCGTTGGCTGGCAATACGCTCATCACGAGTGTGGTGTTCGGGCGCCGTGCGGGCGCTGCGGCGGCGGCCTATGCACAGGCTGCGCGGCCAACGCTTTGGCCCGAATCGATCGTGAAAGATCCGCAAGCGTGCGTAGACGCCATTTTCTCCCGTCAAGCGGGGGAGCTTACCGTGGCGCGGATCAGCCACGAACTGGCCGCGCTTATGGACGAGCATGTCGGGCTGGTGCGAGATGGCGGCGGTTTAGCCGCTGCGGCTGAGCGGCTGACTGCTTTGAAAGAGCGCTACGCACGGGTAGGGCTACGGCATCACGGTAAGATCTACAATGCGGAATTAGTCGCATTTTTTGAGCTTGCCTCGCTACTTGATGTCGCCGAAGCGGTCATCATGGCTGCTCAGGCCAGGAAAGAAAGTCGCGGGGTGCACCAACGCAGCGACTTTCCGCTGCCGAACGACAAAGAATGGCGGCAACACACGCTTGTTTCCCATGGAGTGAATGGTCCTATAGTTGAGACGCGTCCGGTCAACTCACACCTCTCTCCCTGATACCGTTGGCCGGAAGGCGTTTGCGGAAAAAGGAGGGGAATGATGCAAACGACCTTTAAGGTCCACCGTTTCGATCCGGAGCAGCCTGAGCACGCCCGCCTGGCGACCTATGTGGTCGAGTTGCCGGAGTCTGCCTCCATCGTGGACGGACTCACTTACATCTGTGACGAACAAGACCCGAGCCTCGCATTTCGTGCCAATTGCGAGCGCGGGTCGTGCGGAGACTGTGCGCTACGGGTAAACAAAAAAGGCGTGCTGGGGTGCACGACAAAAATCGTCGATGTCGTGGGGAAGGATGGCATAGTCACGGTCGAACCGATTCGTCACGTCCCGGTGCTGAAGGATCTCGTCTATGACATGGAGACCTTTCTGTGGCGGAAGGTGAGAGCCGTCACGCCGTGGATTACCCCACAAGCGGCTGGGCCGAATGGTGCCTCTACCGTCTCTGAACAAAAAATAGCCGAGGTGCGCACGGCGATGAGTTGTGTCATGTGCGGCCTCTGTGACGAAGGCTGCACCGTGGTGGCGGTGGATGATCAGTTTGTTGGTCCGGCGGCGTTGACTAAAGCCTATCGTGCAATTTTTGATCCTCGTGATACTCGGCATGTCGAACGTCTGCAGTCGATCAGCGAGCCCGATGGCGTGTGGGACTGTACGCACTGCTTCGAGGCGAACGGTCACTGTCCCATCGGCATCGAACCGACTGATCGGATCTTTGAGATCCGTGATGAGGCGATTCGCTTGGGCATTCGTTCAGGCAAGCAGAATCCCAAAGTACGCCGTCATTACGACAGTTTTGTCAATTCTGTCAAAAAGAGCGG
Above is a genomic segment from Deltaproteobacteria bacterium containing:
- a CDS encoding YceI family protein; this translates as MPVFFQRIVLLGLVGAVLCRPADAQEEYRIDPARSEFVVQLFKTGIGSALAHDHVVRATAYSGRIHSAVSEPSAVTITVEVQAASLQADEPDVRRKYGLTAVLSEQERQEIQTTMASPQQLAIAQYPTLLFRSTQVEKHPEEGYRVTGELTIRGVTRAVRFPVRIECRDGSIHAWGAIRFQQSSFGYEPYSALFGAVRNQDEALLHFDMIALPSSCGSTP
- a CDS encoding amino acid decarboxylase; amino-acid sequence: MKQAVGPTSQELRRALHEAADWVASYLETVGERPVLAQVAPGEIAASLPFSAPEQAEPLAHILGDVDRLLLPGITHWNHPSFFAYFGISGSGPGIIGELLSAALNVNAMLWRTSPAATELEQRVLAWVAEMLGLPRQWFGEITDTASASTLYALAAAREAAGVQVREEGMAGRSDLPPLALYTSTQAHSSVDKAAIALGIGRRWTRHIDTDAEFRMRPDLLEQAIAADLAAGVKPIAVVATVGTTSSTSIDPVSAIAEVCERHGLWLHVDAAYGGAAALLPSHRHVLEGCERADSFVTNPHKWLLTPIDCSLLYTRRPDDLKRAFSLVAEYLRTNESDVINLMDYGLSLGRRFRALKLWMVIRAYGKAGLSQILTGHIDEAGWLADRIDAEPGWKRLAPVPFSTICFRHLPPHTTDPEVHNTKILDAVNASGSAFLSHTKLNGVYALRVAIGNQATAHEHVAGLWEQLKNAAKSVSSAGPQ
- a CDS encoding DNA-binding protein, producing the protein MSQEKFARTFGFSKRTLQHWEQGLRVPTGPARAFLTMIAREPEAVQRALIE
- a CDS encoding alpha-ketoacid dehydrogenase subunit beta; translation: MRQISYATAANEAMLEEMRRDPKTIYLATDAPGPLVKEFGTKRVLGTPITEATFTGMAIGAAGSGYRPIVNWSMVTFSFVAMDQIVNQASKIHYMFGGQAKFPIVFRASVGGGRQLAAQHSQSPYSMFMNLAGLKMILPSTPYDMKGLLKSAIRDDNPVISFESSRLMGLRGEIPDEEYIVPLGKADIKREGSDVTVVALAWMVHEALAAAETLQQEGLSIEVIDPRTLVPMDVETIRASVRKTGRLVVADEAGPTASAAAEICALVTEDPATFRALKAPVKRVCALQVPIPYSPQLESYVFPDREKIMAGVRAVLQ
- a CDS encoding thiamine pyrophosphate-dependent dehydrogenase E1 component subunit alpha; protein product: MSLTAQQQLAMLRTRQTIRRFEERASDEFQAGHIYGVVHCYIGQEAVAVGICSALRREDQIISTHRGHGHCIAKGADLKRMMAELYGRATGYCKGKGGSMHIADFGIGMLGANGIVAGGIPIITGAGLAAQLDGKGRVAVSFFGDGASSAGSFHESLNIAALWKLPVIYVCENNSYGVNMPASDAVSVKDVAERGTAYGMPGIVVDGNDVLAVYEAAEAAVRRARAGAGPTLLECKTYRWRNHTEIKGIPDSRPAEELAVWKEKDPIARLVTQLKTQRLLTDEDWTEMDAAILQEIEQSVAFARESPFPPLETALEDVFAN
- a CDS encoding FAD-binding protein, giving the protein MPEYEVLVVGGGVAGLRAALAAHETGVRVALLSKTHPVRSHDSASPGGFNAALSPEDSAEHHAQDSADAGAGLCEVNALKAFCEEAAQEALCLDHLGAPFNRTSEGMLALRRLNGSRAPRAVFAADFTGHVVLHTLYEQLLKAQIPTYDEWLVTSLIVDQGQCQGVVALELRTGKLEAFAAPAVLLATGGAGRLYQRSTASRSCTGDGMSLAYRAGLRLVDMEMVQYHPLGFRAHRAFASEATLTEGALLCDTAGQPVLPPNGPFTRDSFCRVMAETNRGQGDAGCLLLDLRPLGKDVIASHFQYLHRIARDLAGVEIDHDPLPVRPLAHRLLGGVETTLDGSTALPGLFAAGECAWLGVHGANALAGNTLITSVVFGRRAGAAAAAYAQAARPTLWPESIVKDPQACVDAIFSRQAGELTVARISHELAALMDEHVGLVRDGGGLAAAAERLTALKERYARVGLRHHGKIYNAELVAFFELASLLDVAEAVIMAAQARKESRGVHQRSDFPLPNDKEWRQHTLVSHGVNGPIVETRPVNSHLSP
- a CDS encoding succinate dehydrogenase/fumarate reductase iron-sulfur subunit, giving the protein MMQTTFKVHRFDPEQPEHARLATYVVELPESASIVDGLTYICDEQDPSLAFRANCERGSCGDCALRVNKKGVLGCTTKIVDVVGKDGIVTVEPIRHVPVLKDLVYDMETFLWRKVRAVTPWITPQAAGPNGASTVSEQKIAEVRTAMSCVMCGLCDEGCTVVAVDDQFVGPAALTKAYRAIFDPRDTRHVERLQSISEPDGVWDCTHCFEANGHCPIGIEPTDRIFEIRDEAIRLGIRSGKQNPKVRRHYDSFVNSVKKSGWLDEGRLAIESEGLFNVRGLLKLLPTAARAIVRNKAPIPYMHHKRPGAKAIRQIIEKAEGKRS